A window of the Egibacter rhizosphaerae genome harbors these coding sequences:
- a CDS encoding PPOX class F420-dependent oxidoreductase — translation MKIATTDHVDRAALEDFIRPRHRGVLQTFRSDGRPQLSPVTMGLDTTGRVLVSTYPQRAKARNLRRDPRAAMCVLSEEFDGPWVQVEGTAEVLDLPDAMEPLVEYFRVISGEHPDWDEYRDAMRRQGKCIVRLGIESWGPIATGGFPPDVVDDTG, via the coding sequence ATGAAGATTGCCACCACCGACCACGTCGACCGTGCCGCACTCGAGGATTTCATCCGACCGCGACACCGAGGCGTGCTGCAGACGTTTCGATCGGACGGCCGCCCGCAACTGTCGCCGGTGACCATGGGGCTCGACACCACTGGCCGGGTGCTCGTCTCGACCTACCCTCAACGCGCCAAGGCCCGGAACCTGCGCCGCGACCCGCGCGCGGCGATGTGCGTGCTGTCCGAGGAGTTCGACGGCCCCTGGGTGCAGGTCGAGGGCACTGCCGAGGTACTCGACCTGCCCGACGCGATGGAGCCGCTGGTCGAGTACTTCCGCGTGATCAGCGGCGAGCACCCCGACTGGGACGAGTACCGGGACGCGATGCGGCGCCAGGGCAAGTGCATCGTGCGACTCGGGATCGAGTCCTGGGGCCCGATCGCCACCGGGGGCTTCCCGCCCGACGTCGTCGACGACACTGGCTGA